The Paraburkholderia sp. ZP32-5 genome includes a window with the following:
- the waaA gene encoding lipid IV(A) 3-deoxy-D-manno-octulosonic acid transferase, translating into MLRAIYRALWWLIAPLAVLRLLIRSRKERGYREHIGERFGYSRGRLPEDNTPLIWVHAVSVGETRAAQPLIDALMKARPDARILLTHMTPSGRATGTEIFGDRVLRSYLPYDMPHAVRRFLRAWRPSLGLVMETEVWPTLIDECRRAEVPLVLTNARMSARSYKRAAKFGGATKGVFGGFARVLAQSPSDAERLTALGARNVAVLGNLKFDMSTPPELAARGHAWRAAIGTRPVWVAASTREGEETLVLEAFAALGVDDALLILVPRHPQRFNEVAALVDKAGLRLERRSNWAPDARLASAALGAEGGVPPLLPLSPDVKVLLGDSMGELGAYYAASDLAFIGGSLLPLGGQNLIEACAVGVPVLIGPHVFNFTQATADAVAAGAAVQVQDPADLARALRELFDDKARRLAMGGAAAAFAARHRGATARTVDVLAALLPE; encoded by the coding sequence ATGCTAAGAGCGATCTATCGGGCGCTCTGGTGGCTCATCGCGCCGCTGGCGGTGCTGCGTCTGTTGATCCGTTCGCGCAAGGAGCGCGGCTATCGCGAGCATATCGGCGAGCGCTTCGGTTATTCGCGCGGACGTCTGCCGGAAGACAACACGCCGTTGATCTGGGTGCATGCGGTGTCGGTTGGCGAGACGCGCGCGGCGCAGCCGCTGATCGATGCGTTGATGAAGGCACGGCCCGACGCGCGCATTCTGCTCACCCATATGACGCCGAGCGGCCGCGCAACCGGCACGGAGATTTTCGGCGATCGCGTGTTGCGCAGCTATCTGCCGTACGACATGCCGCACGCGGTGCGGCGCTTTCTGCGCGCGTGGCGGCCGTCGCTCGGCCTGGTGATGGAAACCGAGGTCTGGCCGACGTTGATCGACGAATGCCGGCGCGCCGAGGTGCCGCTTGTGCTGACCAATGCACGCATGTCGGCGCGCTCGTACAAGCGCGCGGCGAAGTTCGGCGGCGCGACGAAAGGCGTGTTCGGCGGCTTTGCACGCGTGCTCGCGCAGAGCCCATCGGACGCGGAACGGTTGACTGCGCTCGGCGCGCGCAACGTCGCGGTGCTCGGCAATCTGAAGTTCGATATGAGCACGCCGCCGGAACTGGCGGCGCGCGGTCATGCGTGGCGCGCGGCGATCGGCACGCGGCCCGTGTGGGTCGCGGCAAGCACCCGCGAGGGCGAGGAGACGCTGGTGCTGGAAGCGTTCGCGGCGCTGGGCGTCGACGATGCGCTGCTGATTCTGGTGCCGCGCCATCCGCAGCGCTTCAACGAGGTCGCGGCGCTGGTCGACAAGGCGGGCTTGCGGCTCGAACGGCGCTCGAACTGGGCGCCCGATGCGAGGCTCGCATCGGCGGCGCTCGGCGCGGAGGGCGGCGTGCCGCCGTTGCTGCCGTTGTCGCCGGACGTGAAGGTGCTGCTCGGCGATTCGATGGGCGAGTTGGGCGCTTACTATGCGGCGTCGGATCTCGCGTTTATCGGCGGGAGTCTGTTGCCGCTCGGCGGGCAGAATCTGATCGAGGCGTGCGCGGTCGGCGTGCCGGTGCTGATCGGCCCGCACGTGTTCAACTTCACGCAAGCCACCGCGGATGCGGTCGCGGCGGGCGCCGCGGTGCAGGTGCAGGACCCGGCCGATCTGGCGCGGGCATTGCGCGAGCTGTTCGACGACAAGGCGCGGCGCCTTGCGATGGGCGGTGCGGCGGCGGCGTTCGCGGCGCGGCATCGTGGGGCGACGGCGCGCACGGTGGATGTGCTGGCGGCGTTGTTGCCGGAGTAG
- a CDS encoding S8 family serine peptidase — MARMLKVYDGDADKVAQIPGARVVESYPAFVLVEATDIAARELARKSLTEDITEQYQLDLHETGADAELPRLRSTGSATDTEAAARPEDAALTAGPHHYVLQFIGPVKRSWLSMVRKAGGEVVAPYGGFAVIARLSPRAVKAVAKLPVLRALHHLPYATRLSKHIHQQMQDQQSAKESAPPRTRVLPGTYTVQFFRSDLAEQARSAVKRLGFDIVEYAEGAQVMIVHLSENKPDKVHRALEALARIHGVRRVANRPIRRTSNDRAVAIMATAAMFGNSPGLGLSGAGEIIGVCDTGLDNGDPKTIHPDFAGRVAAIKSYPVGAAFRQAASNVGHDDGPADLSSGHGTHVCGSVLGDGTASAGLEGLAGPIRGMSYRAKLVLQAVEQEMAWHDPEDANRYGRFVLAGLPDNLETLFSFAYRKGARIHSNSWGGGDAGAYDEQCEQVDRFIWTKQDFCILFAAGNDGTDANADGQVDQGSVTPPGTAKNCITVGASENLRPAMTMTYGGSWPRDYPAEPLKSDRIANNADDIAAFSSRGPTADGRAKPDIVAPGTYILSTRSRMLAENNFGYGRYRNSKLYMFDSGTSMATPLTAGAVGVVREYLRKTVGIASPTAALLKAALIAGAITTRPRLAVPDCNEGFGRLNLDAILKPPAPTKVVFIEGRGLGTGDLDERTVNVRKAGSVLKIVLVYSDYPGPKLVNNLNLIVREPGGSAYVGNSRAPATFDSTNNVEMVIVPKAQAGKYTVQVVGSNVPEGPQTFAMVIVGAVTT, encoded by the coding sequence ATGGCTCGCATGCTGAAGGTGTATGACGGAGACGCGGATAAGGTTGCTCAAATTCCAGGCGCGCGAGTAGTCGAAAGCTACCCGGCTTTCGTGCTGGTGGAAGCAACCGATATCGCCGCGCGTGAACTCGCCCGAAAGAGTTTGACCGAGGACATCACCGAACAGTACCAGCTCGATCTGCATGAGACGGGTGCAGATGCGGAGTTGCCACGACTGCGCTCGACGGGCAGTGCCACGGACACCGAAGCTGCCGCCCGACCCGAGGACGCTGCCCTGACGGCCGGGCCGCATCATTATGTGTTGCAGTTTATCGGCCCGGTAAAACGGAGCTGGCTGAGTATGGTGCGCAAAGCGGGGGGCGAGGTCGTCGCTCCCTATGGGGGCTTCGCGGTAATCGCGCGCCTGTCGCCACGCGCGGTAAAGGCCGTCGCAAAACTGCCCGTGTTGAGAGCACTCCACCATCTCCCGTACGCCACGCGACTCTCGAAGCACATCCATCAGCAAATGCAGGATCAGCAGAGCGCGAAAGAGTCGGCGCCGCCTCGCACGCGTGTGCTGCCTGGAACCTATACGGTGCAATTTTTTCGAAGCGATCTTGCCGAGCAGGCGCGCAGTGCCGTCAAACGGCTTGGCTTCGATATCGTCGAATACGCGGAAGGGGCGCAGGTCATGATCGTGCATCTGTCCGAGAACAAGCCGGACAAAGTGCACCGCGCGCTGGAAGCGCTTGCGCGCATTCATGGAGTGCGGCGCGTCGCAAACCGGCCCATTCGACGGACCTCCAACGACCGGGCCGTCGCAATCATGGCAACGGCTGCCATGTTCGGCAACTCGCCTGGGTTGGGCCTGAGCGGTGCCGGAGAGATCATCGGCGTGTGCGACACCGGGCTCGACAATGGCGACCCCAAGACCATTCATCCGGATTTCGCGGGGAGGGTGGCTGCGATAAAAAGCTATCCGGTGGGAGCCGCTTTCAGGCAGGCGGCCAGCAATGTCGGACACGACGACGGACCGGCGGATCTTTCAAGTGGCCACGGCACGCATGTATGCGGATCGGTGCTCGGTGACGGAACCGCGAGCGCGGGTCTCGAGGGTCTTGCAGGCCCGATACGTGGCATGTCCTATCGGGCGAAGCTGGTGCTCCAGGCGGTCGAACAGGAAATGGCATGGCATGACCCCGAGGACGCTAACCGCTACGGCCGCTTTGTGCTGGCCGGCCTGCCGGACAACCTCGAGACCTTGTTCTCGTTCGCGTATAGGAAAGGTGCGCGGATCCATTCGAATTCATGGGGCGGTGGCGATGCCGGCGCCTATGACGAGCAGTGTGAACAGGTCGACAGGTTCATCTGGACGAAGCAGGATTTCTGCATTCTGTTTGCGGCCGGCAACGATGGGACGGACGCCAATGCCGATGGCCAGGTAGATCAAGGCAGCGTCACGCCGCCGGGCACCGCCAAGAACTGCATCACCGTGGGCGCAAGCGAGAACCTGCGCCCCGCCATGACGATGACTTACGGCGGAAGCTGGCCGAGGGATTATCCGGCGGAGCCGCTCAAGTCCGATCGGATCGCCAACAATGCCGACGACATCGCGGCCTTCAGCAGTCGGGGGCCGACAGCAGATGGGCGGGCAAAGCCCGACATCGTCGCGCCGGGTACCTATATTCTGTCGACGCGTTCCCGGATGCTTGCCGAGAACAATTTCGGCTACGGACGTTATCGCAACAGCAAGCTTTATATGTTCGACAGTGGCACGAGCATGGCGACGCCGCTGACGGCGGGTGCGGTCGGCGTGGTGCGCGAATATTTGCGCAAGACAGTCGGAATTGCTTCGCCGACAGCCGCGTTACTCAAGGCCGCATTGATCGCCGGCGCGATAACGACCCGGCCGCGGCTCGCGGTGCCCGACTGCAACGAAGGATTTGGCCGTTTGAATCTCGATGCGATTCTGAAACCACCGGCACCTACGAAGGTTGTGTTTATCGAAGGACGCGGACTCGGTACAGGTGATCTTGATGAACGCACCGTGAACGTCAGGAAAGCCGGCTCCGTTCTGAAGATTGTCCTCGTCTACTCCGATTATCCTGGACCGAAGCTCGTCAATAACCTCAATCTGATCGTCAGGGAACCGGGTGGTTCGGCGTACGTCGGTAATTCACGAGCACCCGCGACATTCGATAGCACCAATAACGTGGAAATGGTGATCGTGCCGAAAGCGCAGGCCGGCAAATACACGGTACAGGTGGTGGGTTCGAACGTTCCAGAGGGGCCGCAGACCTTCGCCATGGTGATCGT